The sequence below is a genomic window from Desulfonatronum thioautotrophicum.
TTGCTCCGTGCAGCATCTCCCCTTGCCAATGCCGGTCCAGAAGCCAGCCGGCTGCAAGCTGGAGAAGCATCGGGCCGGACATGGCCCCCATGTTGCAAACTCCGGATGCCGTTCCGGACAATTGGGAAGGGACCGACTCCTTGGCAAAGGCGAAGCCGACGATGACCACGCCGCACGCTCCGGCTCCGATCATGGCCGTGATGATGAACAGGGACAAGGGCAAAGTTGGCATCATCAAGGCGAAAGACCAGCAAGCCAGGGCAATGCAGGATGCGCTCACATACAGCCCCTTGCGGGTACCAAGCTTGTCCGAGAAAAAGCCCAGCAGCGGGCCGGACAGGGCCCAAACGATCATGATTGAAGAATTCAACACAGCGGCTGCCATTGAGGACAGAGCGTAGCGGGTTTCCAGAAAAGGAACACCCCAGAGCCCACCAAAGGCCAGTACCGTGCCGACCATTCCACCCTGGGCCACGGTGAGCAGCAGCGTGTTCCGGTATCGGAAGATCCGGGATAGTCCGCGCAACATGCCCGAAGGTTTTCCTGATGTCGATCCGGGAACGGGGATGTACGAGACATATCCCCGTTCCGTGGGGTCGTCCCGGACGATCAACCAAATGGCCGTGCCCACGGCCAGGCAGCAAAGCCCCAGAATGCCCATCACCTCCCGCCAGCCCAGGACGTCGGCCAAAAGGCGCAGAGGTGCTCCGGCGGTGACCGCGCCGGTTACGCCGACCAGCAGGCCGATTCCGGTGACAAAGGCGAACATACGCGGAGGAAACCAGTGGGTGGCCAGCTTCATCAAGGTTACCCAGGCCACGGCCACGGAGCCGCCGATAAGCAGCCGACCAATGTTGGCCAGGTGCACGGTATTGGCCATGGCGAAAAAGATGGTGCCTACGGCGGCCAGCAGCGCACCGGCAGTAAGCAGTCGTCGCGGCCCCCAATGGTCCGCCAGCATGCCTGTTGGAACCTGCATGGCCACGTAGCTGTAAAAGTAAAATGCCGAGAAATTCCCCAACGCCGCGGCTCCGATCTGGAAGTCGCTCATCAACAGATCGGTCATCACCGCCGGAGCGACCCGTTGGTAAAAGCTCATGAAGTACAACGAAGCCCCCAGCCCCCAAATCAGCCAGGAAAGCTTCAGGGGTGGAAAAGCCGTCGGAGGTGTTGCGGTGGATTCAGGATGGGGAGGAAAGGATGGTGATGGGTGATGCAATGCGAAACTCCAACTCAATCTCTGGATCCAACGCCTGCCCTGTTGGTCAGATACACTCCCGTGCCGACCAAAGCGGCACCAAGGAGCAGGGAGAGATTTATGGTCTCGCCCAAGAGCAGAAAACCGAGCAGTATGGCCCAGACCGGAACAAAGTTGATGAACACCGCGGCCCTGGAGGGGCCGATGGATTTGACGCCCTGGTAGAACCAGGTGAAGCCCAACACCGTGCCGAACAGTCCCAAATAGAGCAGGGCGGCCCAGCGTGTCCAGGGAAGCAATACAACCTGTTCCAGGAGGCCTTCGGCCAAACTGAACGGCAACAAGGCGGCAACTCCCACCAGGCAGGACCAAGTCACCGCGGCCTGGGGCGATAGATCGTGCATCATGATCTTGCCCACCAGCAGGTAGATCACCCAGCTGGCCACGCAGCCGAAAATGGCCAAATCGCCCCAGGAAACGGCCTGGTGCAAGAGGTCCCAGGGGCGCCCGCCGGTGATGGCCAGCATGGCTCCGCAGACGGAAAGTCCGATTCCGGTCAGCTTGGCCGGGCCCAAGGGCTCGCCAAACAACGGAGCAGCCAGCAGGGCGATGAAGATCGGATTGGTGGCCACGATCACGGCAGCCCGCCCGGCCTCCACGGTCTGCAGTCCGGTGAAGAACAGGACATTGTAGGCGAAAATGCCGCTCATCCCCAGGATAATTACGGTTGGCACCTGGGCGCGGCGCAATCGCGGCAGGCCGCCCTCGAAAAGACGGATCAGGATCAGCAGGCTTAGCGAGGCAATGGCGAAACGCAAGAACGCCGCGGAAAAAGGCGGCAGTTCAGCGCTGATCACGCGTCCGGCCACAAAGGTGCCTCCCCAGAACAGAGAGGCGCAGAGCAGTTTGAGGTAGGTTGTCAGCAGCATGGGGCAGCAATGGCGCGTTTGTTGGGGCGAAAGACAAAAAAAGGACGGGGAGAACTTCCATCCCCGTCCTCTTGCTCTTTCCGAGGGTTCTGAGTTGGTGCAGCGCCGGGTGGTTATTGCGTCAAGGCAACGAGGCCGGCCTGGCCGAGCAGATCCTTGAGTCGGGCTTCGTTGTTGGACTGCATCCGCACCATGGGCAGGCGGAGTTCTGGTTTGATTTTGCCCATGAGCGCCAGGGAGGTCTTGGCTGGAACCGGATTGGTTTCCAGGAACATGGCCCGGCACAATGGGGCCAGCTCGTAATGCAGGTCCTGGGCTTTATTCATGTCGCCGGCTGTAAATGTACGGCACAGGTCGCTCATCTTGTCCGGAACAATATTGGAGACAACGGAGATCACCCCTTTGCCTCCCAGGGCCAATAACGGCAGGACCGTGAAATCGTCTCCGGAAAGCACAATGAAGTCGGCTCCGCAGTACTCGAGAACTTCCGAGACCTGGGCCATATTGCCGGTGGCCTCCTTGACGCCCTTGACCTCGGGCACTTCCCGGAACAGCCGGGAGAGTGTCTCCGGGAGCATGTTCACGCATGTCCGGCCTGGAACGTTGTAGAGAATCATCGGGATGGAGACTTCCTTGGCCACAGCCTTGAAATGCGCCACCAGTCCGTCCTGGGTCGGCTTGTTGTAATAGGGTGTGATCAGCAGTACCCCGTCAGCCTTGGCCTGTTTGGCCACTTTGGTCAGTTCGATGGCTTCCTTGGTGCTGTTTGATCCCGAGCCGGCCAGCACGGGAACCCGGCCTTTGGCCTGGTCAACACAGATTCTCACGACCTGGGCATGCTCGTTGTGGGACAGTGTCGCGGATTCGCCGGTGGTCCCGCAGGGAACCAAGCCGTTGATACCCTGCTCGATCTGCCATTCGATCAAATTACGGTACGCGTCTTCATCCACCACGCCTTTGTTGAATGGCGTGACCAATGCAGTCAGCGCTCCGGTAAACGACATATTGCCTCCTTGTGCTGTTCTTGGTGTCCGGAAACGGCGGGGGGCTCCGGTCGGAACGGGGTTGCCGGGCTAGGACCAGGTCTGCGTCAGCCCCACCGAGTGCAGATTGAGATTGGCCGTGAAGACCAGGATGGCCTGTCCGGTCAGGAATACGGCGTCCTGGTCGATGGTGATGCCCAGTTCTTCCTGGCCTGATGTGCGCACGCTTACCGTCCGTTCCGTCAGGTCCAGAGCCTGGGCGATGAGGACCGATGCGGCGGCCCCGGTGCCGCAGGCAAAGGTTTCATCCTCCACGCCGCGTTCATAGGTGCGGAGCAGCATGTTTTCCCGGTTCAGGGTTTGGACGAAATTGACATTGACCCCGGCGGGAGCGAAATGCGGGTGATTGCGAAACCGACGGCCGAGGTTTTGGACATCCATTGCCTGTACGTCCTGGGTGAAGATGACCAGATGTGGGACTCCGGTATTCACGAAATGGGCTTCCCAGTCCGTGTCCCCGGAATCGTCCGTCAGCGTCAGGGGGAGCCGCAGGCGCAGGTCCTGGTGGGGCGTGAGCTGCACCTTGACCAGATCCCGGTCCGGAAGGACCTCGGCCCGGATCGGGCCGGCGTCCGTGCCCAGAACGTGCCGCCTTCCGGCCAGACCCAGCTCGTATGCCAGTCTCGCGGCGCACCGTGAGCCGTTGCCGCACATCTCGGCCCGCGAGCCGTCGGCATTGAAGAAGTGCCAGATATAGTCCGCGGACACGTCCCGTGGAGCCGTGTCCAGGAAGATCAGGCCGTCGGCACCCATACCGAAGGCCCTGCGGCACACGGCCTTGGCCCACATGGGCATTTCCGCCGGCAGCACCTGCAAGGCCCGGTTGTCCAGGATAACGAAATCATTGCCGCTGCCCTGCATCTTGCAGCATTCCGCCCAAGGGCCGAATGCATCACTTGTGGTCAGGTGTTGAAGCATGGATTTATGGTGGTTGAAGATGGGGAGGTCGGGATACAGGAGATGGCGTTCAGCGATCGGGATTCAGCATGGGACTTGCGGGGCGCTGCTCTGGAAAGAGCCTATCCAAGGGGCCTGGGATGGCTTTGGGTGCGGCGTGATGGTCACGGCCCCAGAACGCCCATAGATAGTCGGAATGAACACGATCCCCGCCATATGGGCCGATCTGATCCGACAAACGAATTTGGCTCGGCTCAATGGCCCAGGCATGTCTTGGCCCGTCCCTGCATGTCTCGTTCCGGGGCCACGATGGATCGATCACGCACGCAAGATTTCCGGCCCTTACGGAGCCGATAGCGTCCAGACGGGGTACTGGCCGTGGGCTAGACGTCCTCGTTCAGGTGGTCCTTGAGTTCCTTGCCCGGCCTGAAAAATGGCAGTCGCTTGGGCTGGACTTCCACGGACTGACCGGTCTTGGGATTGCGTCCTTTGTACCCCTGGTAATCCTTGACCTTGAAACTGCCGAATCCTCGGATTTCCACGCGGTCTCCCTGGATCATCGCGTCCTTGATGGACTGGAAAAAAGTGTTGACCACGATGGTGGCATAATCCATCGGGATATTGTTTTTTTCGGCCAGGGTGCGGATCAGTTCGCTTTTGTTCATGTGCATTTTCTCCAAAAAAACTGTGGCAAATATCGGATGCAACCGTTTTGGGCAACTCGCAAAAGGGGGATACGGGAGGAGACTGAACGGTGACGGGGAATATCTACACTCTTCCGTGAAAAAATTCCATAGGTTGACCGCTATAAATTTTTTAACACCGGCTTGTCGGCCAGTTCCGGTAACAGGGCCGTGCGCAGTGACAGAAGGCGTTCGGCCAGGGTGCGAATATCCTGGGCTGCGGGACACTGGGGCGCGACACGGACCAGGGCCTGCTGTTTGGCCACGGATCTGCCCATGTTCGGGTCGCTGCGCACCATGCCCAGGTAGGTCAGATGGAATCCTAAAAATTTGGCCACGGCGGCGTCCAGGCGATGGAAGGTGGCCTGGGCTTCTTCCCGGCTTTCGGCCTGATTGACCAGAACCAGAAAATCCCGGACCTCGGTCTGGGCCGTGAGCACCTTGATGACCGCATAGGCATCCGTCAGTGAGGTGGGTTCCGGGGTGAGCACGACGATCCGTTTGCCGGCGGCATGGGCCAGGGTCAGCAGGCTGGGTTTCAGTCCGGCGGCCATGTCCAGGATCACAAAGGCGTATTCGGACATGATCGGCTCCAACTGTTGCAGCAGCAGGCCGCGCTGGTCGTCATCCATTTCCACCAGTTCGGGCACGCCGCTGGCTGCGGGAAGCAGATCCAGGTTCTCGGTCACCGGTTGCACGATGCGCTCGGCTGGAATCTGGCGATCCAATAAATCCAGGATATTGATTTCACTGGAAATGCCCAAAAGGACGTCCAGGTTGGCCAGCCCAAGGTCGCAATCCATCAGCAGGCAGCGGTAGCCGGCCTCGCCCAGGCAGTAGCCCAGATTGGCACTGAGACTCGATTTGCCCACGCCGCCCTTGCCGCTGAACATGGCAATGCTCAATGTTCTGTTCTTTTTTATTTTCATGAAATAGTCTGGGGTTGCGCAAACGGTTCAGGTAGCAAGGCCTTGAAAAAGAAAATTTTTTTCTGCCGATTCCACAAGTGTGCGGGGTGACAACTCGGGGGAGATATCCCGCAAGGGAGCCTTTTCCAGGCGGTTTTTTCCAGCCTTCTTGGCTCGGTAAAGTGCCTGATCCGCCTGTTCGATGAGTTCCAGGGGCAGCATGTCCCTGAAGCCTTTGTAGCAGGCCAGCCCAGCGGAGACGGTTACCTGGGCCTGGTCCGCGGCGAAGGGCTGTGGGCAGTCGAAACGCAGTTCGCGAACAGCGTTCATGATCCGTTCCAGAAGAAACACCGCGCTGGTCTGGGTGGTGGCAGGCATCAACAGGGCGAATTCCTCACCACCCAGGCGCACGGCCAGGTCGGCTCTGCGAACGTTCCGACGTAAAATCTCGGCCACGGAGCAGAGCACGTGATCCCCATGCACGTGACCACAGGTGTCATTGATCCGTTTGAAGTCGTCGATGTCCAGGATGGCCAGGCTTAGCGAGCGGCCGGAACGCTTGGCTCGCTCCATTTCGGTATCCAAAGCCTTTTCAAATACGGCTCGGCGAGCCAGGCCGGTGAGATCGTCGTGCTCCACGGCGTGGGCCAATTCGTCAATCTTGTCCTGAAGGCGGCGCAAGGCCGGATAGGCGTCGTCCTGGAGCGGCAAAAGCATCCAGGGCATCTGGCGCAACATGGATTCCAGCCTGGATTGGTACTCTGGAGAAAGACCCGGAAGCAGGCGAAAAAGAACGGCATTGGATCCGTCGCCCCGCGGGCGTTCAGACGTCGGGACGCACAGCCCTGAAGTGGCCAGGTCGGCCTTGAGGGCATCCAGCTCGGTGCGCAGATCCGGAAGTGGGGGCACCGGTACGGAACTAGGCGACGTTTTGGACATGGTTTGCCAGCAGATGGTTCCGGATAAATCCGTCCAGGTCACCATCCAGGACGGCTTCGACGTTGCCGACCTCGAAGTTGGTGCGGTGATCCTTGACCAGACGGTAGGGTTGCAGGGTGTAGGTACGGATCTGGCTGCCCCAGGCAATGGCATCCTTGGTGGCGTACTGGGCCTGGCGTTCATCCTCACGCTTGCGCAGTTCCAGCTCATAGAGACGCGCCTTGAGCATCTTCATGGCCGCGTCCTTGTTGCGGTGCTGGGATTTTTCATTCTGGCACTGGGTGACGATGTTCGTGGGCAGGTGGGTGATCCGGATCGCCGAACTGGTCTTGTTCACGTGCTGCCCGCCGGGGCCGCTGGCCCGGAAGCAGTCGATGCGCAGATCTTCTTCGTTGATTTCGATCTCGATTTCCTGACCCACGTCCGGATAGACGTCCACCGAGGCGAAGGAGGTGTGCCGCCGGCCGGAGGAATCAAAGGGGGAGATGCGGATCAGTCGGTGAATGCCCCGCTCGCTCTTGAGCAGCCCGTAGGCATACGGCCCTTCAATCTGGAGAACCACGCTTTTTACTCCGGCCTCGTCACCGGCCAGGTAGTCCAGGATCTGGACCTTGAACTGATGCCGTTCGGCCCAGCGCCGGTACATGCGCAGGAGCATTTCGGCCCAATCCTGGGCCTCGGTGCCCCCGGCTCCGGGATGGATTTCCAGAATGACCGGATGCTGGTCTTCCGGGGCACTGAGCAGGGTGTGCATCTCGGCCTGTTGCAGTCGGTCGGCCAGAACGCCCATGTGGCGCTGAACTTCCTCCAAAACCTCCTGCTCGGGCTCATCCTCGGCCATGGTCAGCCATTCCTCCAGATCCTGCCTGGCTGCTTGCAGAGCGTTCCATTCCTGAAGCGCTGTACTGAGCCGGGTTTTTTCCTGGAGGAGCGGGGTCATGCTCCGGGGATCGTTCCAGGCCTCGGGATGCGAAATGGCCTTGTCGATTTCCACCAGGCGGTCTTCGTAGAGTTCCCGGTCAAAGGCTCCTCCAGAAACTGTTGAATTGTTCTTCCAGGGCAGCGCTCTCGGTCTTCAGTTCGAAGAGCTGCAACATTTTTCCGCCGTGCTCGGCGCGGCGGGCTTCAGCCGTGCTCATGAAATATATCTCCGTGGTTTAACTTGTATGCGGGCATATCGTCCCCGGGAAGGGGCCATGATATGCCTGGATGCTGGTGATGATGCAGAAGCTTTTCAAGTGTGTTGTGATGGTCAAGGTAGAGTTTTTGGCCAGCCCGGTGTTTCATCATTGGATCTGCGTGACAGCTCACCCGCGAGTCAATTGGCACTCTTCTGGGAGTGCGCGACCCGGCGGCGCATCCACCAGGTTGCGCCGAGGAAGAGGCCTATGGCCGTGGGCAGGAGGATGCAAATCGCCCCGGCGTTGCGGTGAAAAAAGGTGGTTTCCTCTAGAAGACGGACATCCGGGTAGGAGAGTGTCAGGCGTTGGAACAACCCGCCGGCCTCCAGCCGGCGCCCGCGAGGGTCGATGATTGCCGTGACGCCGGTATTGGTGGAGCGTACCAGAAAGCGCCCCTGTTCAACGGACCGGAGAACGGCCTGGTACATGTGTTGGCGCGGAGCTGAGGAGCGTCCGAACCAGGCATCGTTGCTGATGTTCACCAGCAGATTCGCCCCGGCCCGCACCCGTTCCTGGCTGAGTCCGGAAAAGATTGCTTCGTAACAGATGAGCATGCCCAGGGCAAGGTGCTCCCAACGCAATGGCGCAGGGTCGTTCCCCGGGGTAAAATCCCCCTCGCTGTGGGCCAGACGGCGGATGAAGGGGAGCATGCCGCCCAGGGGGACATATTCGCCGAACGGCACAAGGTGTTCCTTGTCGTAAATTCCGACGGTCTCACCGTTTGGTCCGAGCAAGAAGGCCGAGT
It includes:
- a CDS encoding MinD/ParA family protein; translation: MKIKKNRTLSIAMFSGKGGVGKSSLSANLGYCLGEAGYRCLLMDCDLGLANLDVLLGISSEINILDLLDRQIPAERIVQPVTENLDLLPAASGVPELVEMDDDQRGLLLQQLEPIMSEYAFVILDMAAGLKPSLLTLAHAAGKRIVVLTPEPTSLTDAYAVIKVLTAQTEVRDFLVLVNQAESREEAQATFHRLDAAVAKFLGFHLTYLGMVRSDPNMGRSVAKQQALVRVAPQCPAAQDIRTLAERLLSLRTALLPELADKPVLKNL
- the prfB gene encoding peptide chain release factor 2 (programmed frameshift), with protein sequence MLQLFELKTESAALEEQFNSFWGAFDRELYEDRLVEIDKAISHPEAWNDPRSMTPLLQEKTRLSTALQEWNALQAARQDLEEWLTMAEDEPEQEVLEEVQRHMGVLADRLQQAEMHTLLSAPEDQHPVILEIHPGAGGTEAQDWAEMLLRMYRRWAERHQFKVQILDYLAGDEAGVKSVVLQIEGPYAYGLLKSERGIHRLIRISPFDSSGRRHTSFASVDVYPDVGQEIEIEINEEDLRIDCFRASGPGGQHVNKTSSAIRITHLPTNIVTQCQNEKSQHRNKDAAMKMLKARLYELELRKREDERQAQYATKDAIAWGSQIRTYTLQPYRLVKDHRTNFEVGNVEAVLDGDLDGFIRNHLLANHVQNVA
- the dapA gene encoding 4-hydroxy-tetrahydrodipicolinate synthase; the encoded protein is MSFTGALTALVTPFNKGVVDEDAYRNLIEWQIEQGINGLVPCGTTGESATLSHNEHAQVVRICVDQAKGRVPVLAGSGSNSTKEAIELTKVAKQAKADGVLLITPYYNKPTQDGLVAHFKAVAKEVSIPMILYNVPGRTCVNMLPETLSRLFREVPEVKGVKEATGNMAQVSEVLEYCGADFIVLSGDDFTVLPLLALGGKGVISVVSNIVPDKMSDLCRTFTAGDMNKAQDLHYELAPLCRAMFLETNPVPAKTSLALMGKIKPELRLPMVRMQSNNEARLKDLLGQAGLVALTQ
- a CDS encoding HU family DNA-binding protein, with amino-acid sequence MNKSELIRTLAEKNNIPMDYATIVVNTFFQSIKDAMIQGDRVEIRGFGSFKVKDYQGYKGRNPKTGQSVEVQPKRLPFFRPGKELKDHLNEDV
- a CDS encoding DMT family transporter, with amino-acid sequence MLLTTYLKLLCASLFWGGTFVAGRVISAELPPFSAAFLRFAIASLSLLILIRLFEGGLPRLRRAQVPTVIILGMSGIFAYNVLFFTGLQTVEAGRAAVIVATNPIFIALLAAPLFGEPLGPAKLTGIGLSVCGAMLAITGGRPWDLLHQAVSWGDLAIFGCVASWVIYLLVGKIMMHDLSPQAAVTWSCLVGVAALLPFSLAEGLLEQVVLLPWTRWAALLYLGLFGTVLGFTWFYQGVKSIGPSRAAVFINFVPVWAILLGFLLLGETINLSLLLGAALVGTGVYLTNRAGVGSRD
- a CDS encoding MFS transporter, giving the protein MSFYQRVAPAVMTDLLMSDFQIGAAALGNFSAFYFYSYVAMQVPTGMLADHWGPRRLLTAGALLAAVGTIFFAMANTVHLANIGRLLIGGSVAVAWVTLMKLATHWFPPRMFAFVTGIGLLVGVTGAVTAGAPLRLLADVLGWREVMGILGLCCLAVGTAIWLIVRDDPTERGYVSYIPVPGSTSGKPSGMLRGLSRIFRYRNTLLLTVAQGGMVGTVLAFGGLWGVPFLETRYALSSMAAAVLNSSIMIVWALSGPLLGFFSDKLGTRKGLYVSASCIALACWSFALMMPTLPLSLFIITAMIGAGACGVVIVGFAFAKESVPSQLSGTASGVCNMGAMSGPMLLQLAAGWLLDRHWQGEMLHGARIYDVFAYQMAFVPMIVWLTFTAGLALLTRETYCRPPQETP
- a CDS encoding GGDEF domain-containing protein, producing the protein MSKTSPSSVPVPPLPDLRTELDALKADLATSGLCVPTSERPRGDGSNAVLFRLLPGLSPEYQSRLESMLRQMPWMLLPLQDDAYPALRRLQDKIDELAHAVEHDDLTGLARRAVFEKALDTEMERAKRSGRSLSLAILDIDDFKRINDTCGHVHGDHVLCSVAEILRRNVRRADLAVRLGGEEFALLMPATTQTSAVFLLERIMNAVRELRFDCPQPFAADQAQVTVSAGLACYKGFRDMLPLELIEQADQALYRAKKAGKNRLEKAPLRDISPELSPRTLVESAEKNFLFQGLAT
- the dapF gene encoding diaminopimelate epimerase; translation: MLQHLTTSDAFGPWAECCKMQGSGNDFVILDNRALQVLPAEMPMWAKAVCRRAFGMGADGLIFLDTAPRDVSADYIWHFFNADGSRAEMCGNGSRCAARLAYELGLAGRRHVLGTDAGPIRAEVLPDRDLVKVQLTPHQDLRLRLPLTLTDDSGDTDWEAHFVNTGVPHLVIFTQDVQAMDVQNLGRRFRNHPHFAPAGVNVNFVQTLNRENMLLRTYERGVEDETFACGTGAAASVLIAQALDLTERTVSVRTSGQEELGITIDQDAVFLTGQAILVFTANLNLHSVGLTQTWS